The following are encoded together in the Mesoterricola sediminis genome:
- a CDS encoding sigma-54-dependent transcriptional regulator, with protein sequence MPTSAARILISDDQTGVRESLRLLLKSEGYKVETAASPEAVLAALEGPRPDLLLLDMNYTRDTTSGQEGLDLLARVQAREPELPVVVMTAWGSIDLAVEAMRRGAKDFIQKPWENARLLATLRTHLELAGALRRTRQLEAENQLLREGAPTLVAASPAMRRVLDLVARIGPSDASVLITGENGTGKSLLAQALHAASSRADRPLLTLNAGGLAEGVLESELFGHAKGAFTDAKAARAGRFELADGGTLFLDEIANAPLTLQARLLRVLETGEFERVGSSRTLRADVRVLSATNADLEAEVEAGRFRQDLRYRLNTIEIHVPPLRERPEDILPLAARFLEARAGRYRKAVAGFDAGAEKALLAHSWPGNVRELTHAVERALLMASGPWITAADLMLAPGNGRSPALEDLSMEDMEALLIRKALARHGGAAAAAEALGLSRSAMYRRLAKLGIRA encoded by the coding sequence ATGCCCACCTCCGCCGCCCGCATCCTGATCTCCGACGACCAGACCGGTGTGCGCGAGAGCCTGCGCCTCCTCCTCAAGTCCGAGGGCTACAAGGTGGAGACCGCCGCCTCCCCCGAGGCCGTGCTGGCCGCCCTGGAGGGGCCGCGGCCGGACCTCCTGCTCCTGGACATGAACTACACCCGGGACACCACCTCCGGCCAGGAGGGCCTGGACCTGCTCGCGCGGGTCCAGGCCCGCGAGCCCGAGCTCCCCGTCGTCGTCATGACCGCCTGGGGGAGCATCGACCTGGCGGTGGAGGCCATGCGCCGGGGCGCGAAGGACTTCATCCAGAAGCCCTGGGAGAACGCCCGCCTCCTGGCGACGCTGCGCACGCACCTGGAGCTGGCCGGGGCCCTCCGCCGCACCCGCCAGCTGGAGGCGGAGAACCAGCTGCTCCGGGAAGGCGCCCCCACCCTCGTGGCGGCCTCCCCCGCCATGCGCCGGGTCCTGGACCTGGTGGCGCGCATCGGCCCCTCCGACGCCTCCGTGCTCATCACCGGCGAGAACGGGACCGGCAAGAGCCTCCTGGCCCAGGCCCTCCACGCCGCCAGCTCCAGGGCGGACCGGCCCCTGCTCACCCTCAACGCGGGCGGGCTCGCGGAAGGGGTGCTGGAGAGCGAGCTCTTCGGGCACGCGAAGGGGGCCTTCACCGACGCCAAGGCGGCGCGGGCAGGGCGTTTCGAGCTCGCGGACGGGGGCACCCTCTTCCTGGACGAGATCGCCAACGCCCCGCTCACGCTCCAGGCCCGGCTCCTGCGGGTGCTGGAGACGGGCGAGTTCGAGCGGGTGGGCTCCAGCCGCACCCTCCGCGCCGACGTGCGCGTCCTCAGCGCCACCAACGCCGACCTCGAGGCGGAAGTGGAGGCGGGCCGCTTCCGCCAGGACCTGCGGTACCGCCTCAACACCATCGAGATCCACGTGCCCCCGCTCCGGGAGCGCCCGGAGGACATCCTGCCCCTGGCGGCGCGGTTCCTGGAGGCCCGCGCGGGGCGCTACCGCAAGGCCGTGGCGGGCTTCGACGCGGGGGCGGAGAAGGCCCTGCTGGCCCATTCCTGGCCCGGCAACGTGCGGGAGCTGACCCACGCCGTGGAGCGGGCCCTGCTCATGGCTTCGGGCCCCTGGATCACCGCGGCGGACCTCATGCTCGCCCCGGGGAACGGCCGGAGCCCGGCCCTGGAGGACCTCAGCATGGAGGACATGGAGGCCCTCCTCATCCGCAAGGCCCTGGCGCGGCACGGCGGCGCCGCCGCGGCGGCGGAGGCCCTCGGCCTCTCCCGCAGCGCGATGTACCGGCGCCTGGCCAAGCTGGGCATCCGGGCATGA
- the proC gene encoding pyrroline-5-carboxylate reductase, translating into MTYKLAIVGFGTMGQAICGGLVEAAGRPPAEVIVCDKGKGVRARAEALGVAWAASPADAARQAEAVLLCVKPKDLGAVLDGLRTAGALDHDPLVVSIAAGVDLAYLEGRVKPTTPVVRAMPNTPCSIRMGTTVLAPGREATEAHLAVARTFFEPLGAVIELEEPHFDAVTGLSASGPAFIFVILEALAEGGVQCGLPRAVAVELAARMTLGSAAMVLQTGRHPAALKDEVTTPAGCTIAGLLALEDGRIRSVLARGIERAAQVAGGLGK; encoded by the coding sequence ATGACCTACAAGCTGGCGATCGTCGGGTTCGGCACCATGGGGCAGGCCATCTGCGGCGGCCTGGTGGAGGCCGCCGGACGACCGCCGGCGGAGGTCATCGTCTGCGACAAGGGCAAGGGCGTGCGCGCCCGGGCCGAGGCCCTGGGCGTGGCCTGGGCGGCTTCCCCCGCGGACGCGGCCCGGCAGGCCGAGGCCGTGCTCCTCTGCGTGAAGCCCAAGGACCTGGGGGCCGTCCTGGACGGCCTGCGGACCGCCGGCGCCCTGGACCACGACCCCCTCGTCGTCTCCATCGCCGCCGGCGTGGACCTGGCCTACCTGGAAGGGCGGGTGAAGCCCACCACCCCGGTGGTGCGGGCCATGCCGAACACCCCCTGCTCGATCCGCATGGGCACCACGGTCCTGGCGCCGGGCCGGGAGGCCACGGAGGCCCACCTGGCCGTCGCGCGCACGTTCTTCGAGCCCCTGGGGGCCGTCATCGAGCTGGAGGAGCCCCACTTCGACGCGGTCACCGGCCTCAGCGCCAGCGGGCCCGCCTTCATCTTCGTCATCCTGGAGGCCCTGGCCGAGGGGGGCGTGCAGTGCGGCCTGCCGCGGGCCGTGGCCGTGGAGCTGGCGGCCCGGATGACCCTGGGCTCCGCCGCCATGGTCCTCCAGACGGGGCGCCACCCGGCGGCCCTCAAGGACGAGGTCACCACCCCCGCCGGATGCACCATCGCCGGGCTCCTGGCCCTGGAGGACGGCCGCATCCGCTCCGTCCTGGCCCGGGGCATCGAGCGTGCCGCCCAGGTGGCCGGGGGACTCGGCAAGTAG
- a CDS encoding ABC transporter permease — protein sequence MHGTLHHLRWALRSLRRSPGFAITAVLILALGIGANTAIFSLVDRVLLQPLPFPAADRLVSIEGANPARGRAINPLSAPDFQDWQRMGTQLEGMAGVDNTVLTYTGGGEPALVPAGQVSWNFLGLLRVQPVLGRDFLPEEDREAAPRVALLTHEFWMRTFGGDPALVGRSIRLDGLDTQVVGILPPGFRFPHRIGSARILVPLSLTKEQLGQRGNHFMGAVGRLKPGATVASCAQDLRAAAARLETAYPDTNLHFTANVVPLKDRVVLGSRGTLLVLMGAVGCVLLIACANIMNLMLARSAGRQREMAIRAALGAGPMELVRSAFAESLVIGLLGGAAGLLLARWTLAGLVGLLGSLVPGLRQPSLGAGPVAFTLGLSLAAALLFGLMPAFNLRNMRLADFLKEGKGGGGSTHPRLRGLLVASETALATALLVGAGLMLRSFQHLSTVDPGFKADHLLAARFTLPAYKYGEAARRMALLDGLLQRIRQSPGVVAASANDTTPFLGSTRTSSYSLKGRTDDALEAIHHQVSSGYFAAMGIPVLQGRDLAPFETNACVVSQALARRDFPGGDVLQGAVSVAGDSGPFLPIVGVVGTVRHDGLALAPRPEVYFPAAYAQGPGANMARFALLVRTTTAPSAMAGVLRNAVRELDPDLPVGAILTMEEAVASDRDAARSRSLLLGAFAGLALLLAGVGIYAVINFLTALRTREIGVRMALGAQVGSVLGLVLGQGLRMALGGIAAGVALSLVLGRFLESLIVGVRPWDLSTFGLVTAGLALVCAAACLLPALKAARVDPLVALRDE from the coding sequence ATGCACGGAACCCTCCACCACCTGCGCTGGGCGCTGCGGTCCCTCCGCAGGAGCCCCGGCTTCGCCATCACCGCCGTCCTGATCCTCGCCCTCGGCATCGGGGCCAACACCGCGATCTTCAGCCTCGTGGACCGGGTCCTGCTCCAGCCGCTGCCCTTCCCGGCGGCGGACCGCCTCGTCTCCATCGAGGGCGCCAACCCCGCCCGGGGCCGCGCCATCAACCCCCTCTCCGCTCCCGACTTCCAGGACTGGCAGCGCATGGGGACCCAGCTCGAAGGCATGGCGGGCGTCGACAACACCGTCCTCACCTACACCGGGGGCGGGGAGCCGGCGCTGGTCCCCGCGGGGCAGGTCTCCTGGAACTTCCTCGGGCTCCTCCGCGTCCAGCCGGTGCTGGGCCGGGACTTCCTGCCCGAGGAGGACCGGGAAGCGGCCCCCCGCGTCGCCCTCCTCACCCATGAATTCTGGATGCGCACCTTCGGCGGCGATCCGGCCCTGGTGGGACGCTCCATCCGCCTGGACGGCCTGGACACCCAGGTGGTGGGCATCCTGCCGCCGGGCTTCCGGTTTCCGCACCGCATCGGCAGCGCGCGGATCCTCGTCCCGCTGAGCCTGACGAAGGAACAGCTCGGCCAGCGCGGCAACCACTTCATGGGGGCCGTGGGGCGCCTGAAGCCCGGCGCCACGGTGGCCTCGTGCGCCCAGGACCTGCGGGCCGCGGCCGCGCGCCTGGAGACGGCCTACCCCGACACCAACCTCCATTTCACGGCCAACGTCGTCCCCCTCAAGGACCGGGTCGTCCTGGGCAGCCGGGGCACCCTCCTGGTGCTCATGGGCGCGGTGGGCTGCGTCCTGCTCATCGCCTGCGCCAACATCATGAACCTCATGCTGGCCCGGAGCGCGGGCCGGCAGCGGGAGATGGCCATCCGGGCCGCGCTGGGCGCGGGTCCGATGGAACTCGTCCGCAGCGCCTTCGCGGAGAGCCTCGTCATCGGCCTCCTGGGGGGCGCCGCCGGGTTGCTGCTGGCCCGTTGGACCCTGGCGGGGCTGGTGGGGCTCCTGGGCTCCCTGGTGCCCGGCCTGCGCCAGCCGTCCCTCGGGGCGGGGCCCGTGGCCTTCACGCTGGGGCTCTCGCTGGCGGCGGCCCTGCTCTTCGGCCTCATGCCCGCGTTCAACCTGCGGAACATGCGCCTCGCGGACTTCCTCAAGGAAGGGAAGGGCGGGGGCGGCAGCACCCATCCCCGCCTCCGGGGCCTCCTGGTGGCCTCGGAGACGGCCCTGGCCACGGCGCTCCTCGTGGGGGCCGGCCTCATGCTCCGCAGCTTCCAGCACCTGAGCACCGTGGACCCCGGCTTCAAGGCGGACCACCTCCTGGCGGCGCGCTTCACCCTGCCCGCCTACAAGTACGGCGAGGCCGCCCGCCGGATGGCCCTCCTCGACGGCCTCCTGCAGCGGATCCGGCAGTCGCCGGGCGTGGTCGCGGCCTCGGCGAACGACACGACCCCGTTCCTGGGCTCCACCCGCACCAGCAGCTACAGCCTGAAGGGCCGCACCGACGACGCCCTCGAGGCCATCCATCACCAGGTCAGCTCCGGCTACTTCGCGGCCATGGGCATCCCGGTCCTGCAGGGACGGGACCTGGCCCCCTTCGAGACCAACGCCTGCGTCGTCAGCCAGGCCTTGGCCCGCCGGGACTTCCCCGGGGGCGACGTCCTCCAGGGCGCCGTCTCCGTCGCCGGCGATTCGGGCCCCTTCCTGCCCATCGTGGGCGTCGTGGGGACGGTGCGCCACGACGGACTGGCCCTGGCGCCCCGGCCCGAGGTCTACTTCCCGGCGGCCTACGCCCAGGGGCCCGGCGCGAACATGGCCCGCTTCGCCCTGCTGGTGCGCACCACCACCGCCCCCTCCGCCATGGCCGGCGTCCTCCGGAACGCGGTGCGGGAGCTGGATCCCGACCTGCCCGTGGGCGCGATCCTGACCATGGAGGAGGCCGTCGCCTCGGACCGCGACGCGGCCAGGTCCCGGAGCCTGCTCCTGGGCGCCTTCGCAGGGCTCGCCCTGCTCCTGGCGGGGGTGGGGATCTACGCGGTGATCAACTTCCTGACGGCCCTGCGCACCCGGGAGATCGGGGTGCGGATGGCCCTGGGCGCCCAGGTGGGGAGCGTGCTCGGCCTGGTCCTGGGCCAGGGGCTCCGCATGGCCCTGGGCGGGATCGCCGCAGGCGTGGCCCTCTCCCTGGTCCTGGGCCGGTTCCTGGAATCGCTGATCGTCGGCGTCCGCCCCTGGGACCTGTCCACCTTCGGCCTGGTCACCGCCGGCCTCGCCCTCGTTTGTGCTGCGGCCTGCCTCTTGCCCGCCCTGAAAGCCGCCCGGGTGGACCCCTTGGTCGCCCTCCGGGACGAGTAG
- a CDS encoding MBL fold metallo-hydrolase, with the protein MRVRSLWPLATLLAVLPLQAHPRHRPAPTAQEEKAIHRVEKLSDHAYVLFGQGGNVGLFVTDAYAVLVDDQFEHLAPGLLKAIRSVTDKPIRYLVNTHAHPDHVGANLVLEKQVMAIVAHANVRRRMVLAQAPLEPAKRGGLPELAFGEEDPRIRARLDIHLGGAEFHLLHLGPGHTDGDVLFGYPAERVLHMGDLFFHGLLPYIDTDSGGSFEGLVSQVEAVAGWVPEGARIIPGHGPVAGRKELLRYRDFLKAVQAHVKANPGKAPAALAAAFDTGAWSDYRPSPGFVSWENLFAVASGQGPGRTPRS; encoded by the coding sequence ATGCGCGTCCGCTCCCTTTGGCCCCTGGCCACCCTCCTGGCGGTTCTTCCCCTCCAGGCCCACCCCCGGCACCGGCCGGCGCCGACCGCCCAGGAGGAGAAAGCGATCCACCGGGTGGAGAAGCTCTCGGACCACGCCTACGTCCTCTTCGGGCAGGGCGGCAACGTGGGGCTCTTCGTGACGGACGCCTACGCGGTCCTGGTGGACGACCAGTTCGAGCACCTGGCGCCGGGCCTGCTCAAGGCCATCCGCTCCGTGACGGACAAGCCCATCCGCTACCTGGTGAACACCCACGCCCACCCCGACCACGTGGGCGCCAACCTCGTGCTGGAGAAGCAGGTGATGGCCATCGTCGCCCACGCCAACGTCCGGCGCCGGATGGTGCTGGCCCAGGCCCCCCTGGAACCGGCCAAGCGAGGCGGCCTGCCGGAGCTGGCCTTCGGCGAGGAGGATCCGCGGATCCGGGCCCGGCTCGACATCCACCTGGGCGGGGCCGAGTTCCACCTGCTCCACCTGGGGCCGGGCCACACCGACGGCGACGTGCTCTTCGGCTACCCCGCGGAGCGGGTGCTCCACATGGGGGATCTCTTCTTCCATGGGCTCCTCCCCTACATCGACACGGACAGCGGCGGCAGCTTCGAGGGCCTGGTGTCCCAGGTGGAGGCCGTGGCGGGCTGGGTCCCGGAGGGCGCCCGCATCATCCCCGGCCACGGGCCTGTGGCCGGCAGGAAGGAGCTGCTGCGCTACCGGGATTTCCTGAAGGCCGTCCAGGCCCATGTGAAGGCGAACCCCGGCAAGGCCCCCGCGGCCCTGGCGGCGGCCTTCGACACGGGGGCCTGGTCCGACTACCGGCCCAGCCCGGGCTTCGTCTCCTGGGAGAACCTGTTCGCCGTCGCCAGCGGGCAGGGTCCCGGCAGAACGCCCCGGTCCTGA
- a CDS encoding efflux RND transporter periplasmic adaptor subunit, translated as MDFARTPQPNRKKALALGGAGLGVVLLTVGLARLKPAVPVVERPSILVDTVKRGPMVFQVRGTGTLQPVEVRWIATSFDSRVEKIHVWPGTPVKADTVILELSNPELQQAALDAQWQYRAAEGEYTSAKARVQEALLDKRAALATVKAGNLDARMDLEAKEILARDGYVARHVVLQARGRAEELSTRYQIEQDRLKLGEASLGAQLAASQAKVEQAKALWLLKQSQVAALKVRAGLTGVLQALQAQVGQRLAPGASLARVAEPTRLKAELRISETQAKDIVVGQPVAVDTRNGVVQGRVIRIDPAVVNGTVTVDASLEGPLPKGARPDLSVEGIVELDRAADGVFVGRPVQAQPYGTVSLYRLAPGGAEATRVTVRLGRGSVSTIEVLDGLKPGDQVILSDTSAWDASDRIRIK; from the coding sequence ATGGATTTCGCCCGGACCCCCCAGCCCAACCGCAAGAAGGCCCTCGCCCTGGGCGGCGCCGGCCTGGGCGTCGTCCTGCTCACCGTGGGCCTGGCCCGGCTCAAGCCCGCCGTGCCCGTCGTGGAGCGCCCGTCCATCCTCGTGGACACGGTGAAGCGGGGGCCGATGGTGTTCCAGGTGCGGGGCACGGGCACCCTCCAGCCCGTGGAGGTGCGCTGGATCGCCACCAGCTTCGACAGCCGGGTGGAGAAGATCCACGTGTGGCCGGGCACCCCCGTGAAGGCCGACACGGTGATCCTCGAGCTCTCCAACCCCGAGCTGCAGCAGGCGGCGCTGGACGCCCAGTGGCAGTACCGGGCGGCGGAAGGGGAGTACACCAGCGCCAAGGCCCGGGTCCAGGAGGCCCTGCTGGACAAGCGCGCGGCCCTGGCCACGGTGAAGGCCGGCAACCTCGACGCGCGCATGGATCTGGAGGCCAAGGAGATCCTGGCCCGGGACGGCTACGTGGCCCGGCACGTGGTGCTCCAGGCCCGGGGCCGGGCGGAGGAACTCTCCACCCGGTACCAGATCGAACAGGACCGCCTCAAGCTGGGCGAGGCCTCCCTGGGGGCCCAGTTGGCCGCGAGCCAGGCGAAGGTCGAGCAGGCCAAGGCCCTCTGGCTCCTCAAACAGAGCCAGGTGGCCGCCCTGAAGGTGCGGGCGGGTCTCACCGGGGTGCTGCAGGCGCTGCAGGCCCAGGTGGGCCAGCGCCTGGCCCCCGGGGCCTCCCTGGCCCGGGTGGCCGAGCCCACCCGCCTCAAGGCCGAACTCCGGATCAGCGAGACCCAGGCCAAGGACATCGTCGTGGGCCAGCCGGTGGCCGTGGACACCCGCAACGGCGTCGTGCAGGGCCGCGTCATCCGCATCGACCCCGCCGTGGTGAACGGCACCGTCACCGTGGACGCGAGCCTGGAGGGGCCCCTGCCCAAGGGGGCCCGGCCCGACCTGAGCGTGGAGGGCATCGTCGAGCTGGACCGGGCGGCGGACGGGGTCTTCGTGGGGCGGCCCGTGCAGGCCCAGCCCTACGGCACCGTGAGCCTCTACCGCCTGGCCCCCGGCGGCGCGGAGGCCACGCGGGTGACGGTGCGCCTGGGGCGCGGCTCCGTCTCCACCATCGAAGTCCTGGACGGCCTGAAGCCCGGCGACCAGGTGATCCTGTCGGACACCAGCGCCTGGGACGCATCCGACCGCATCCGCATCAAGTAA
- a CDS encoding MarR family winged helix-turn-helix transcriptional regulator translates to MLIVAARRSIRQLVAAKAVPLDLTPHHVWMLLVISRAAPLSLGELARAMWMDNPTISRMVQQMTQRGYLVVGPDPNHGRRIRIRLTPEGVTLCEQLEALGEGLRLQSERGMTEEETEALRALLTKYMRNLDVMVANDLPGMPIRPHPKDAEPGSLSSVS, encoded by the coding sequence ATGTTGATCGTCGCGGCTCGACGGTCCATTCGTCAGCTGGTCGCGGCCAAGGCCGTCCCCCTGGACCTCACCCCCCACCACGTGTGGATGCTCCTGGTGATCTCCCGGGCCGCGCCCCTCTCCCTCGGCGAGCTGGCCCGGGCCATGTGGATGGACAATCCCACCATCTCCCGCATGGTCCAGCAGATGACCCAGCGGGGTTACCTGGTGGTGGGGCCCGACCCCAATCACGGGCGCCGCATCCGGATCCGCCTCACGCCCGAGGGCGTCACCCTCTGCGAGCAGCTGGAGGCCCTCGGGGAGGGGCTCCGCCTCCAGTCGGAGCGGGGCATGACCGAGGAGGAGACGGAGGCCCTCCGGGCCCTCCTCACCAAGTACATGCGCAACCTGGACGTGATGGTCGCCAACGACCTGCCCGGGATGCCCATCCGCCCCCACCCCAAGGACGCGGAGCCCGGAAGCCTCTCCTCGGTGTCCTGA
- the aspS gene encoding aspartate--tRNA ligase — protein sequence MKLDPFGDFQRTHRNGDLRIGDAGKRVRLLGWCKRIRNLGSLVFLDLRDRWGVVQLVANETEVSPELLARLKAVRGEFVLGAEGVVAEREQKNPNLPTGDIEVRLTDLRILNTAQTPPIPVDDSAEANEDLRLKWRFLDLRRESLQRNMLLRSQVAQIVRSYFLKHDFVEVETPILGKSTPEGARDYLVPSRVHHGEFYALPQSPQLYKQLLQVAGFERYVQISRCFRDEDLRADRQPEFTQVDVEMSFVRAQDVQDMMEPLLVELAALVGRKVQAPFPRLPYRDAMEWYGSDKPDTRCAVKIQDVTGVFAESAFNLFRAASESGGQRRVRGLFFQGEQAGAMSRKQLDELQDVAKHLGAGGLPYVKWGKDGLSSSFKKFIDAGLEARLKAALGVDGEGLAVFAVGADDQTSKVLGEIRLRLARSLGLIDESTFAFLWVVDFPLLEWSEENGRFVACHHPFTSPHPDDLDRLETDPGSCRAMAYDVILNGFELGGGSIRIHDADVQNRLFKAIGFQEDVIQEQFGFLLNALSYGAPPHGGIALGLDRLVMLLVGATNIREVIAFPKTAQARCLMTSAPSPVDPRQLRELRVQIEQAQQWRAGVMFFESVPAEVQAPLGALRTLTTANAPTSTSTVVLDGEVVKVETTRLPL from the coding sequence ATGAAACTCGATCCCTTTGGCGACTTCCAACGTACTCACCGCAACGGCGACCTCCGCATCGGGGACGCCGGCAAGCGCGTGCGACTCCTGGGCTGGTGCAAGCGCATCCGGAACCTCGGTTCCCTGGTCTTCCTGGATCTGCGGGACCGCTGGGGCGTCGTGCAGCTGGTGGCCAACGAGACGGAAGTCTCCCCCGAGCTCCTGGCCCGCCTCAAGGCGGTGCGCGGCGAGTTCGTCCTGGGGGCCGAGGGCGTCGTGGCCGAGCGGGAGCAGAAGAACCCCAACCTGCCCACGGGCGACATCGAGGTCCGCCTCACCGACCTGCGCATCCTCAACACCGCCCAGACCCCGCCCATCCCCGTGGACGACTCCGCCGAGGCCAACGAGGACCTCCGCCTCAAGTGGCGCTTCCTCGACCTCCGCCGCGAGAGCCTCCAGCGCAACATGCTCCTGCGGAGCCAGGTCGCCCAGATCGTCCGCAGCTACTTCCTGAAGCACGACTTCGTGGAGGTGGAGACCCCCATCCTGGGCAAGTCCACCCCCGAGGGCGCCCGGGACTACCTCGTCCCCTCCCGCGTGCACCACGGCGAGTTCTACGCCCTCCCCCAGTCCCCCCAGCTCTACAAGCAGCTGCTCCAGGTGGCCGGCTTCGAGCGCTACGTGCAGATCTCCCGGTGCTTCCGGGACGAGGACCTGCGCGCCGACCGCCAGCCGGAGTTCACCCAGGTGGACGTGGAGATGAGTTTCGTCCGCGCCCAGGATGTGCAGGACATGATGGAGCCCCTGCTGGTGGAGCTCGCCGCCCTCGTGGGCCGGAAGGTCCAGGCGCCGTTCCCGCGCCTGCCCTACCGGGACGCCATGGAGTGGTACGGCTCGGACAAGCCCGACACCCGGTGCGCCGTGAAGATCCAGGACGTCACCGGCGTCTTCGCCGAGAGCGCCTTCAACCTCTTCCGCGCGGCCTCCGAGTCCGGCGGCCAGCGCCGCGTCCGGGGCCTCTTCTTCCAGGGAGAGCAGGCGGGCGCGATGAGCCGCAAGCAGCTGGATGAGCTGCAGGATGTCGCCAAGCACCTGGGGGCCGGCGGCCTTCCCTACGTGAAGTGGGGGAAGGACGGCCTCTCCTCCAGCTTCAAGAAGTTCATCGACGCCGGCCTCGAGGCCAGGCTGAAGGCGGCCCTGGGCGTGGACGGCGAGGGCCTCGCGGTCTTCGCGGTGGGCGCCGACGACCAGACCTCCAAGGTGCTCGGCGAGATCCGCCTGCGCCTGGCCCGGTCCCTGGGCCTCATCGACGAGTCCACGTTCGCGTTCCTGTGGGTGGTCGATTTCCCCCTGCTCGAGTGGAGCGAGGAGAACGGGCGCTTCGTGGCCTGCCACCACCCCTTCACGAGCCCCCACCCCGACGACCTGGACCGCCTGGAGACCGATCCCGGCAGCTGCCGGGCCATGGCCTACGACGTCATCCTCAACGGCTTCGAGCTGGGCGGCGGCTCCATCCGCATCCACGACGCCGACGTGCAGAACCGCCTCTTCAAGGCGATCGGCTTCCAGGAGGACGTGATCCAGGAGCAGTTCGGCTTCCTCCTCAACGCCCTCTCCTACGGGGCCCCGCCCCACGGCGGCATCGCCCTGGGCCTGGACCGGCTCGTCATGCTCCTGGTGGGCGCCACCAACATCCGGGAGGTCATCGCCTTCCCCAAGACCGCCCAGGCCCGCTGCCTGATGACCAGCGCCCCCTCGCCGGTGGATCCCCGCCAGCTGCGGGAGCTGCGGGTGCAGATCGAGCAGGCCCAGCAGTGGCGGGCCGGGGTCATGTTCTTCGAGAGCGTCCCCGCGGAGGTCCAGGCCCCCCTGGGCGCCCTGCGCACGCTCACGACCGCCAACGCGCCCACGTCCACGAGCACGGTCGTGCTGGACGGCGAGGTGGTGAAGGTGGAGACCACGCGCCTGCCCCTGTAG
- a CDS encoding ABC transporter ATP-binding protein, which produces MAARSLISLEGIKKVFTTDEVETHALSDIHLDIRQGEFISISGPSGCGKSTLLSILGLLDTPTAGAYTLNGKAVAGLSLSRRARIRNHEIGFIFQSFNLIGDLNVYENVELPLIYRGLSAGERRPRVLEALEEVGMSHRAKHVPNQLSGGQQQRVAVARALAGRPSILLADEPTGNLDSTNGEAVMNLLKDLHRRGSTLCMVTHDTRFAQHAERTVHLFDGRIVEDAPCQA; this is translated from the coding sequence ATGGCCGCCCGATCCCTGATCTCGCTGGAAGGCATCAAGAAAGTGTTCACCACCGACGAGGTGGAGACCCACGCCCTGTCCGACATCCACCTGGACATCAGACAGGGGGAGTTCATCTCCATCTCCGGCCCCTCGGGGTGCGGCAAGTCCACCCTGCTGTCCATCCTGGGACTGCTGGACACGCCCACCGCCGGGGCCTACACCCTCAACGGCAAGGCGGTGGCCGGCCTCAGCCTCTCCCGGCGGGCCCGCATCCGCAACCACGAGATCGGCTTCATCTTCCAGAGCTTCAATCTCATCGGGGATCTCAACGTCTACGAGAACGTGGAGCTGCCCCTGATCTACCGCGGCCTGTCCGCCGGCGAACGGCGGCCCCGCGTGCTGGAGGCCCTGGAGGAGGTGGGCATGTCCCACCGCGCCAAGCACGTGCCCAACCAGCTCTCCGGCGGCCAGCAGCAGCGGGTGGCCGTGGCCCGGGCCCTGGCGGGCCGTCCCTCCATCCTCCTCGCCGACGAGCCCACCGGGAACCTGGACTCCACCAACGGCGAGGCCGTCATGAACCTCCTGAAGGACCTCCACCGGCGCGGATCCACCCTCTGCATGGTGACCCACGACACCCGCTTCGCCCAGCACGCGGAGCGCACGGTCCACCTCTTCGACGGCCGCATCGTCGAAGACGCCCCCTGCCAGGCCTGA